A DNA window from Coffea arabica cultivar ET-39 chromosome 6c, Coffea Arabica ET-39 HiFi, whole genome shotgun sequence contains the following coding sequences:
- the LOC113692060 gene encoding heptahelical transmembrane protein 1, producing MHKKVARRKSKVVMEIANQKKELQLQKQQQANSNLVTVEVSPAITSKIDDDEEKFSCTSNKKLKGCTGIEKRRQRCGLLSFHQLPEYMKDNEFIVNYYRADWPLKEAFFSLFRWHNETLNVWTHLLGFVLFLGLTIANSVHFSRVADFITMFTRHFPTSASTNVSHNSEDFSVGPTKLIDLKREPQLQMEMTSPEMASTSWPFFIFLGGSMFCLLSSSICHLFSCHSRRLNLLLLQMDYAGITVMIITSFFPPIYYVFQCSPHWQLVYLIGITMMGICTIITLLTPAFSTGKYRAFRAILFMSMGFFGLIPAIHSVVVNWNDPHRNVILCYEAAMALFYITGTVFYISRIPERWKPGFFDLTGQSHQLFHVFVVLGALAHYGAAKIFLEYRGRVECEK from the exons ATGCATAAGAAAGTTGCAAGGAGAAAATCCAAGGTAGTGATGGAAATAGCGAATCAGAAGAAGGAGCTGCAGCTGCAGAAGCAGCAGCAGGCCAACAGCAACTTGGTCACTGTGGAGGTGAGCCCAGCGATCACAAGCAAAATCGATGATGATGAGGAAAAATTCAGCTGCACCagcaacaagaaattgaagggTTGCACAGGCATAGAGAAACGTCGACAGAGATGCGGTCTTTTGTCATTTCATCAATTGCCAGAGTACATGAAAGACAACGAGTTCATAGTTAATTACTATAGAGCTGATTGGCCTCTCAAAGAAGCTTTCTTTAGCTTATTCCGTTGGCATAATGAGACCCTTAACGTTTGGAC GCATTTGCTGGGATTTGTGTTGTTTTTGGGATTGACAATAGCAAATTCAGTGCATTTTTCTCGAGTGGCAGATTTCATTACaatgtttactag GCATTTTCCCACTAGTGCATCTACCAATGTCTCTCACAACTCCGAGGATTTTTCTGTG GGGCCGACCAAACTCATTGACCTGAAGCGGGAACCACAATTACAAATGGAGATGACTTCCCCGGAGATGGCCTCAACAAGTTGGCCATTCTTTATTTTCTTGGGAGGTTCAATGTTCTGTCTCCTGTCAAGCAGCATTTGCCACCTGTTTTCTTGCCACTCCCGGCGCCTAAACCTCCTCCTCCTGCAAATGGACTATGCTGGGATAACAGTGATGATAATTACCTCCTTTTTCCCCCCAATTTACTACGTCTTCCAGTGTTCTCCCCATTGGCAATTGGTTTATCTCATTGGAATCACAATGATGGGCATCTGCACCATCATAACGCTGCTCACTCCAGCATTTTCGACAGGAAAATATCGCGCTTTTCGAGCTATTCTCTTCATGTCCATGGGATTCTTTGGCCTCATCCCTGCAATCCATTCCGTGGTAGTTAATTGGAATGATCCTCATCGCAATGTAATACTTTGTTACGAGGCAGCCATGGCACTATTCTACATAACAGGGACAGTGTTTTATATTAGCCGGATCCCGGAGAGATGGAAGCCTGGTTTCTTTGATCTAACAGGTCAGAGTCATCAACTGTTCCATGTTTTCGTGGTCCTGGGTGCATTGGCACATTATGGTGCTGCGAAAATCTTTCTTGAGTACCGCGGCAGAGTTGAGTGTGAGAAGTGA
- the LOC113692535 gene encoding probable sucrose-phosphate synthase isoform X2 has translation MAKRRLERERGRREAVADMSEDLSEGEKGDTVGDFLAHGESNRGRLPRISSVETMEAWASQQKEKKWYIVLISLHGLIRGENMELGRDSDTGGQVKYVVELARALGSMPGVYRVDLLTRQVSSLEVDWSYGEPTEMLPPRNSEGLNEMGESSGAYIIRIPFGPRDKYIPKELLWPYLSEFVDGALSHIIQMSKVLGEQVGGGHPVWPVAIHGHYADAGDSAALLSGALNVPMLFTGHSLGRDKLEQLLRQGRLSRDEINSTYKIMRRIEAEEISLDASETVITSTRQEIEEQWRLYDGFDPILGRKLRARIRRNVSCYGRFMPRMAVIPPGMEFHHIVPHDGDMDGETEGNEDGKSPDPHIWGEIMRYFTNPRKPMILALARPDPKKNLTTLVKAFGECRPLQELANLTLIMGNRDDVDEMSSTSASVLLSILKLIDKYDLYGQVAYPKHHKQSDVPDIYRLAAKTKGVFINPAFIEPFGLTLIEAAAHGLPIVATRNGGPVDIHRVLDNGLLVDPHNQQSIADALLKLVADKQLWAKCRANGLKNIHLFSWPEHCKTYLTKIASCKPRQPRWLRNDDDDENSESDSPSDSLRDIQDISLNLKFSLDGDKNVGKENGDGSLDLDDRKSKLETAVLSWSRGVQKSTQKSGSTDKGDQNSGAGKFPALRRRKYMFVIAVDCGALSESVKRIFDALEKEKAEGSIGFILATSFNLSELHSFLVSERLNPIDFDAFICNSGGDLYYSSLHSDENPFIVDLYYHSHIEYRWGGEGLRKTLVRWAASITDKKGDDKEHIVVEDEKNSADYCYSFKVCKPGVVPPVRELRKVMRIQALRCHVIYCQNGSKINVIPVLAARCQALRYLYLRWGMDLSKVVVFVGESGDTDYEGLLGGVHKSVILKGVCSGESSQLHANRSYPLTDVVAFDNPNLIQTSEDCSSAELRDSLEKLGVLKS, from the exons ATGGCGAAACGCCGTCTTGAACGTGAAAGGGGCCGCAGAGAAGCAGTTGCTGATATGTCTGAAGACTTATCAGAGGGGGAGAAAGGAGATACAGTTGGTGACTTTTTGGCACATGGTGAGAGCAATAGGGGTCGATTGCCCAGAATAAGCTCTGTTGAAACAATGGAAGCATGGGCTAGTCAACAGAAGGAAAAGAAGTGGTATATTGTATTGATAAG CCTTCATGGACTGATTCGTGGCGAAAACATGGAGCTTGGACGGGATTCTGATACTGGTGGTCAG GTGAAGTATGTAGTCGAACTTGCAAGGGCTTTAGGTTCAATGCCAGGTGTATATCGGGTTGATTTACTTACGAGGCAGGTATCATCACTGGAAGTAGATTGGAGTTACGGTGAACCCACCGAGATGCTGCCTCCTAGAAATTCAGAAGGTTTAAATGAGATGGGGGAGAGCAGTGGGGCTTATATTATTCGCATTCCTTTTGGCCCTAGAGACAAATACATTCCTAAGGAGCTTCTGTGGCCTTACCTTTCTGAATTTGTTGATGGTGCACTTAGCCATATAATCCAGATGTCCAAAGTTCTTGGTGAGCAAGTTGGTGGTGGACATCCTGTCTGGCCTGTTGCTATTCATGGACATTATGCAGATGCTGGTGATTCTGCAGCTCTTCTGTCTGGGGCTCTAAATGTTCCCATGCTTTTCACTGGTCATTCCCTTGGTCGAGATAAGTTGGAGCAACTTTTGAGACAGGGTAGACTGTCAAGGGACGAAATAAATTCTACGTACAAAATAATGCGCAGGATAGAGGCAGAGGAGATATCACTTGATGCCTCTGAAACTGTCATAACAAGCACAAGACAGGAGATTGAGGAGCAATGGCGTTTATATGATGGCTTTGATCCAATCCTGGGAAGGAAATTGCGGGCTAGGATCAGGCGCAATGTTAGCTGTTATGGCAGATTCATGCCTCGAATGGCT GTAATTCCTCCTGGGATGGAGTTCCATCACATTGTCCCACATGATGGTGACATGGATGGTGAGACGGAAGGAAATGAGGATGGAAAGTCTCCGGATCCACATATTTGGGGAGAG ATAATGCGCTACTTCACAAATCCACGAAAGCCTATGATACTAGCCCTTGCCAGGCCAGATCCCAAAAAGAACCTAACGACATTGGTCAAAGCATTTGGTGAATGTCGTCCACTTCAAGAACTTGCTAACCTT ACATTGATAATGGGGAACCGTGATGATGTTGATGAAATGTCAAGCACTAGTGCTTCTGTTCTACTTTCAATACTAAAGTTGATAGACAAGTATGATCTTTATGGTCAAGTGGCATATCCAAAACATCACAAGCAGTCCGATGTTCCTGACATATACCGTCTTGCAGCAAAGACGAAG GGTGTTTTTATTAATCCAGCTTTCATCGAGCCTTTTGGACTTACTTTAATAGAG GCAGCAGCTCACGGTTTGCCAATTGTTGCAACTAGAAATGGTGGTCCTGTCGACATACACAGG GTTCTTGACAACGGTCTTCTTGTTGATCCACATAATCAACAGTCCATTGCTGATGCTCTTTTGAAGCTGGTTGCTGACAAGCAACTTTGGGCAAAATGCAGGGCAAATGGATTAAAAAACATTCACCTTTTCTCATGGCCTGAACATTGTAAAACATATTTAACTAAGATAGCAAGTTGCAAACCAAGGCAACCAAGATGGTTGagaaatgatgatgatgatgaaaatTCAGAATCTGATTCACCTAGTGATTCCTTAAGAGATATACAGGATATATCTTTGAATTTGAAGTTTTCACTTGATGGGGATAAAAACGTGGGTAAGGAAAATGGTGATGGGTCTTTGGATCTTGATGATCGAAAAAGCAAGTTAGAAACTGCAGTTTTGAGTTGGTCCAGGGGCGTGCAGAAGAGTACCCAGAAATCTGGTTCCACAGACAAAGGTGACCAAAACTCTGGTGCTGGTAAGTTCCCAGCACTCAGGAGGAGGAAATACATGTTTGTAATTGCAGTGGATTGTGGTGCCCTTTCAGAAAGTGTCAAAAGGATTTTTGATGCTTTGGAGAAGGAAAAGGCAGAAGGCTCTATAGGATTTATATTAGCCACATCTTTTAACTTGTCAGAACTACATTCTTTTCTGGTTTCAGAGCGTCTGAATCCTATTGATTTTGATGCTTTTATTTGCAACAGTGGTGGTGATCTTTATTATTCATCACTTCACTCTGATGAGAACCCTTTCATAGTTGACTTGTATTACCATTCACATATTGAATACCGCTGGGGTGGTGAAGGGTTGAGGAAGACATTGGTGCGGTGGGCGGCCTCAATTACTGATAAGAAGGGCGATGACAAAGAACACATTGTGGTTGAAGATGAAAAGAACTCAGCTGACTACTGCTATTCGTTTAAAGTTTGCAAGCCAGGAGTG GTTCCTCCAGTGAGGGAACTCAGGAAAGTAATGAGGATTCAGGCTCTTCGTTGTCATGTGATTTATTGTCAAAACGGGAGTAAGATTAATGTCATTCCAGTGCTAGCAGCTCGTTGCCAGGCACTCAG GTACCTGTATCTTCGATGGGGTATGGATTTGTCAAAAGTGGTGGTTTTTGTTGGAGAAAGTGGGGACACTGATTATGAAGGATTACTTGGTGGTGTGCATAAGTCTGTGATACTGAAAGGAGTTTGCAGTGGAGAAAGCAGCCAACTTCATGCCAACAGAAGCTACCCACTTACCGATGTGGTGGCATTTGACAATCCGAACCTTATTCAGACAAGTGAAGACTGCAGCAGTGCTGAGCTGCGCGACTCGTTGGAAAAGCTAGGGGTTCTCAAAAGCTAG
- the LOC113692535 gene encoding probable sucrose-phosphate synthase isoform X1, which translates to MAGNDWINSYLEAILDVGPGIDDAKSSLLLRERGRFSPTRYFVEEVITGFDETDLHRSWARAQATRSPQERNTRLENLCWRIWNLARQKKQLEGEQAQRMAKRRLERERGRREAVADMSEDLSEGEKGDTVGDFLAHGESNRGRLPRISSVETMEAWASQQKEKKWYIVLISLHGLIRGENMELGRDSDTGGQVKYVVELARALGSMPGVYRVDLLTRQVSSLEVDWSYGEPTEMLPPRNSEGLNEMGESSGAYIIRIPFGPRDKYIPKELLWPYLSEFVDGALSHIIQMSKVLGEQVGGGHPVWPVAIHGHYADAGDSAALLSGALNVPMLFTGHSLGRDKLEQLLRQGRLSRDEINSTYKIMRRIEAEEISLDASETVITSTRQEIEEQWRLYDGFDPILGRKLRARIRRNVSCYGRFMPRMAVIPPGMEFHHIVPHDGDMDGETEGNEDGKSPDPHIWGEIMRYFTNPRKPMILALARPDPKKNLTTLVKAFGECRPLQELANLTLIMGNRDDVDEMSSTSASVLLSILKLIDKYDLYGQVAYPKHHKQSDVPDIYRLAAKTKGVFINPAFIEPFGLTLIEAAAHGLPIVATRNGGPVDIHRVLDNGLLVDPHNQQSIADALLKLVADKQLWAKCRANGLKNIHLFSWPEHCKTYLTKIASCKPRQPRWLRNDDDDENSESDSPSDSLRDIQDISLNLKFSLDGDKNVGKENGDGSLDLDDRKSKLETAVLSWSRGVQKSTQKSGSTDKGDQNSGAGKFPALRRRKYMFVIAVDCGALSESVKRIFDALEKEKAEGSIGFILATSFNLSELHSFLVSERLNPIDFDAFICNSGGDLYYSSLHSDENPFIVDLYYHSHIEYRWGGEGLRKTLVRWAASITDKKGDDKEHIVVEDEKNSADYCYSFKVCKPGVVPPVRELRKVMRIQALRCHVIYCQNGSKINVIPVLAARCQALRYLYLRWGMDLSKVVVFVGESGDTDYEGLLGGVHKSVILKGVCSGESSQLHANRSYPLTDVVAFDNPNLIQTSEDCSSAELRDSLEKLGVLKS; encoded by the exons ATGGCGGGAAATGACTGGATAAACAGTTACTTGGAGGCGATATTAGATGTGGGACCAGGGATTGATGATGCCAAGTCGTCACTGCTGCTCAGAGAAAGAGGGAGGTTCAGCCCAACTCGCTACTTCGTGGAGGAGGTCATCACCGGCTTTGATGAGACCGATCTCCACCGCTCTTGGGCCCGC GCGCAAGCGACCCGGAGTCCGCAAGAGAGGAATACCAGGCTTGAGAATTTGTGCTGGCGTATTTGGAATTTGGCTCGCCAGAAAAAGCAG CTTGAGGGAGAGCAAGCTCAGAGGATGGCGAAACGCCGTCTTGAACGTGAAAGGGGCCGCAGAGAAGCAGTTGCTGATATGTCTGAAGACTTATCAGAGGGGGAGAAAGGAGATACAGTTGGTGACTTTTTGGCACATGGTGAGAGCAATAGGGGTCGATTGCCCAGAATAAGCTCTGTTGAAACAATGGAAGCATGGGCTAGTCAACAGAAGGAAAAGAAGTGGTATATTGTATTGATAAG CCTTCATGGACTGATTCGTGGCGAAAACATGGAGCTTGGACGGGATTCTGATACTGGTGGTCAG GTGAAGTATGTAGTCGAACTTGCAAGGGCTTTAGGTTCAATGCCAGGTGTATATCGGGTTGATTTACTTACGAGGCAGGTATCATCACTGGAAGTAGATTGGAGTTACGGTGAACCCACCGAGATGCTGCCTCCTAGAAATTCAGAAGGTTTAAATGAGATGGGGGAGAGCAGTGGGGCTTATATTATTCGCATTCCTTTTGGCCCTAGAGACAAATACATTCCTAAGGAGCTTCTGTGGCCTTACCTTTCTGAATTTGTTGATGGTGCACTTAGCCATATAATCCAGATGTCCAAAGTTCTTGGTGAGCAAGTTGGTGGTGGACATCCTGTCTGGCCTGTTGCTATTCATGGACATTATGCAGATGCTGGTGATTCTGCAGCTCTTCTGTCTGGGGCTCTAAATGTTCCCATGCTTTTCACTGGTCATTCCCTTGGTCGAGATAAGTTGGAGCAACTTTTGAGACAGGGTAGACTGTCAAGGGACGAAATAAATTCTACGTACAAAATAATGCGCAGGATAGAGGCAGAGGAGATATCACTTGATGCCTCTGAAACTGTCATAACAAGCACAAGACAGGAGATTGAGGAGCAATGGCGTTTATATGATGGCTTTGATCCAATCCTGGGAAGGAAATTGCGGGCTAGGATCAGGCGCAATGTTAGCTGTTATGGCAGATTCATGCCTCGAATGGCT GTAATTCCTCCTGGGATGGAGTTCCATCACATTGTCCCACATGATGGTGACATGGATGGTGAGACGGAAGGAAATGAGGATGGAAAGTCTCCGGATCCACATATTTGGGGAGAG ATAATGCGCTACTTCACAAATCCACGAAAGCCTATGATACTAGCCCTTGCCAGGCCAGATCCCAAAAAGAACCTAACGACATTGGTCAAAGCATTTGGTGAATGTCGTCCACTTCAAGAACTTGCTAACCTT ACATTGATAATGGGGAACCGTGATGATGTTGATGAAATGTCAAGCACTAGTGCTTCTGTTCTACTTTCAATACTAAAGTTGATAGACAAGTATGATCTTTATGGTCAAGTGGCATATCCAAAACATCACAAGCAGTCCGATGTTCCTGACATATACCGTCTTGCAGCAAAGACGAAG GGTGTTTTTATTAATCCAGCTTTCATCGAGCCTTTTGGACTTACTTTAATAGAG GCAGCAGCTCACGGTTTGCCAATTGTTGCAACTAGAAATGGTGGTCCTGTCGACATACACAGG GTTCTTGACAACGGTCTTCTTGTTGATCCACATAATCAACAGTCCATTGCTGATGCTCTTTTGAAGCTGGTTGCTGACAAGCAACTTTGGGCAAAATGCAGGGCAAATGGATTAAAAAACATTCACCTTTTCTCATGGCCTGAACATTGTAAAACATATTTAACTAAGATAGCAAGTTGCAAACCAAGGCAACCAAGATGGTTGagaaatgatgatgatgatgaaaatTCAGAATCTGATTCACCTAGTGATTCCTTAAGAGATATACAGGATATATCTTTGAATTTGAAGTTTTCACTTGATGGGGATAAAAACGTGGGTAAGGAAAATGGTGATGGGTCTTTGGATCTTGATGATCGAAAAAGCAAGTTAGAAACTGCAGTTTTGAGTTGGTCCAGGGGCGTGCAGAAGAGTACCCAGAAATCTGGTTCCACAGACAAAGGTGACCAAAACTCTGGTGCTGGTAAGTTCCCAGCACTCAGGAGGAGGAAATACATGTTTGTAATTGCAGTGGATTGTGGTGCCCTTTCAGAAAGTGTCAAAAGGATTTTTGATGCTTTGGAGAAGGAAAAGGCAGAAGGCTCTATAGGATTTATATTAGCCACATCTTTTAACTTGTCAGAACTACATTCTTTTCTGGTTTCAGAGCGTCTGAATCCTATTGATTTTGATGCTTTTATTTGCAACAGTGGTGGTGATCTTTATTATTCATCACTTCACTCTGATGAGAACCCTTTCATAGTTGACTTGTATTACCATTCACATATTGAATACCGCTGGGGTGGTGAAGGGTTGAGGAAGACATTGGTGCGGTGGGCGGCCTCAATTACTGATAAGAAGGGCGATGACAAAGAACACATTGTGGTTGAAGATGAAAAGAACTCAGCTGACTACTGCTATTCGTTTAAAGTTTGCAAGCCAGGAGTG GTTCCTCCAGTGAGGGAACTCAGGAAAGTAATGAGGATTCAGGCTCTTCGTTGTCATGTGATTTATTGTCAAAACGGGAGTAAGATTAATGTCATTCCAGTGCTAGCAGCTCGTTGCCAGGCACTCAG GTACCTGTATCTTCGATGGGGTATGGATTTGTCAAAAGTGGTGGTTTTTGTTGGAGAAAGTGGGGACACTGATTATGAAGGATTACTTGGTGGTGTGCATAAGTCTGTGATACTGAAAGGAGTTTGCAGTGGAGAAAGCAGCCAACTTCATGCCAACAGAAGCTACCCACTTACCGATGTGGTGGCATTTGACAATCCGAACCTTATTCAGACAAGTGAAGACTGCAGCAGTGCTGAGCTGCGCGACTCGTTGGAAAAGCTAGGGGTTCTCAAAAGCTAG